In one window of Pseudomonas benzenivorans DNA:
- a CDS encoding transcriptional regulator, whose protein sequence is MLDVLQLKHRVNRMPLDRVRATVEELQLEGIVTEGKTPFNRVHFNTCFAEIEALLQRAGYHRQLDVVGYQGLAYALFDPARWDAVQVLRWLREFVEEAHAQPVSR, encoded by the coding sequence ATGCTGGACGTACTGCAACTGAAACACCGGGTAAACCGGATGCCGCTGGACAGGGTTCGCGCGACGGTCGAGGAGCTGCAGCTCGAAGGCATAGTCACCGAGGGCAAGACCCCCTTCAACCGCGTGCACTTCAACACCTGCTTCGCCGAGATCGAAGCCCTGCTGCAGCGCGCCGGCTACCACAGGCAGCTGGATGTGGTGGGGTATCAGGGCCTGGCCTATGCCCTGTTCGATCCGGCACGCTGGGATGCCGTGCAGGTGCTGAGATGGCTCAGGGAGTTCGTCGAGGAAGCTCACGCCCAGCCAGTATCGCGCTGA
- a CDS encoding CmpA/NrtA family ABC transporter substrate-binding protein produces the protein MSEHQLPRGDALAWVNGSDAPEKSALNLGFMALTDSASLIVAATQGFAQPYGLTLNLKRQASWAGLRDKLLSGELDAAQGLYGLLYAVHLGIGGTPPVDMAVLMGLSQNGQSINLSQALQQAGVSNVEALRAHVRQKGAKLTLAQTFPTGTHVLWLYYWLASHGIHPLEDVQTLVVPPAQMVAHLKAGRIDGFCAGEPWGAQAIAESMGFTLTTSQLIWPGHPEKVLGCTQAFVSAYPNTARALVMAVLEASRFIDQSEENKRGTAQLLSASEYVDAPLNAIQPRFLGQYEDGNGHAWLDPQPLRFFDEGKVNMPYLSDGLWFMTQFRRWGLLRDDPDYLTVAAQVQQLGLYHEAAAALSIAVPATPMRSSVLLDGKVWDGSDPAAYARSFALHALAGDALASTAAL, from the coding sequence ATGAGCGAGCACCAGCTTCCCCGTGGCGATGCCCTGGCCTGGGTCAACGGCAGCGATGCACCGGAGAAGAGCGCACTGAACCTGGGCTTCATGGCCCTGACCGACTCGGCCTCGCTGATCGTCGCCGCGACCCAGGGCTTCGCCCAGCCCTACGGCCTGACCCTGAACCTCAAGCGCCAGGCGTCCTGGGCCGGTCTTCGCGACAAGCTGCTCAGCGGCGAGCTGGACGCCGCCCAGGGCCTCTACGGCCTGCTCTATGCCGTGCACCTGGGCATCGGCGGCACCCCGCCGGTGGACATGGCGGTGCTCATGGGCCTGTCGCAGAACGGCCAGAGCATCAACCTCTCCCAGGCACTGCAACAAGCCGGCGTGAGCAATGTCGAGGCGCTGCGCGCACACGTGCGCCAAAAGGGTGCAAAGCTCACCCTGGCGCAGACCTTCCCCACCGGCACTCACGTCCTGTGGCTCTACTACTGGCTGGCCAGCCATGGCATCCATCCGCTGGAGGATGTGCAGACGCTGGTCGTGCCGCCCGCGCAGATGGTCGCCCACCTGAAGGCCGGGCGCATCGACGGTTTCTGTGCCGGCGAACCCTGGGGCGCCCAGGCGATCGCAGAGTCCATGGGCTTCACCCTGACCACCAGCCAGTTGATCTGGCCCGGACACCCGGAGAAAGTCCTGGGCTGCACCCAGGCCTTCGTCAGCGCCTACCCCAACACGGCCCGCGCCCTGGTGATGGCCGTGCTGGAGGCCAGCCGCTTCATCGACCAGAGCGAGGAGAACAAGCGTGGCACCGCGCAACTGCTCAGCGCCAGCGAGTACGTCGACGCACCACTGAACGCCATCCAACCGCGTTTTCTCGGCCAGTACGAGGACGGCAACGGTCACGCCTGGCTGGATCCCCAGCCACTGCGCTTCTTCGACGAGGGCAAGGTGAACATGCCCTATCTGTCCGACGGCCTCTGGTTCATGACCCAGTTCCGCCGCTGGGGCCTGCTGCGCGACGACCCGGACTACCTGACCGTGGCTGCCCAGGTTCAGCAGCTCGGGCTCTATCATGAGGCGGCTGCGGCGCTGAGTATCGCCGTGCCGGCGACGCCCATGCGCAGCTCCGTGCTGCTCGATGGCAAGGTCTGGGACGGCAGCGACCCGGCCGCCTACGCCCGGAGCTTCGCCCTGCACGCCCTGGCCGGCGACGCCCTGGCCTCGACCGCGGCTCTCTAA
- a CDS encoding pyridoxal phosphate-dependent decarboxylase family protein: MNHDNHERQLLAEADRRALAYFDDIAGRPVFPTPTAIAGLQAFDQAIPEQGMAGAEVLRRLDEIGSPATVASNGPRYFGFVIGATLPAAAAAERLVLAWDQCASSFDNSPAADTLERIAGRWVCEALGLPAESAVGFGTSATACTLACLSAARRTLLARRGWDFDGDGLVGAPEVRVVVSASCHITVKKALRILGFGMNRLIVAPTDAHGRIDPEQLPPLDDLTILCLQAGEVNTGEFDPFAELTPSAKAAGAWVHVDGAFGLWARASSSAHLAAGVEQADSWTSDGHKWLNTPYDGAMAICRDADALATAMNSDAAYATASKDAQKNLTLEFSRRARGVAIWAALASLGRDGLREMIDRHIRQAGHLAASLRAQGYQVLNRAVLNQVLVRADSDEQTVAIRQAAQASGRVWFGPTLWQGRPAFRLSVSSWRTEDADIEALIELLSELKRSTPA, from the coding sequence ATGAACCACGACAATCACGAACGCCAACTCCTGGCCGAGGCCGACCGCCGCGCCCTCGCCTATTTCGACGACATAGCCGGCCGCCCGGTATTTCCGACGCCGACCGCCATCGCCGGGCTGCAGGCCTTCGATCAGGCCATCCCCGAGCAAGGCATGGCTGGCGCAGAGGTGCTGCGGCGCCTGGACGAGATCGGCTCGCCGGCCACCGTCGCGTCCAACGGTCCGCGCTATTTCGGCTTCGTCATCGGCGCCACCCTGCCCGCCGCCGCAGCCGCCGAGCGCCTGGTGCTGGCCTGGGATCAGTGCGCCTCGTCGTTCGACAACTCGCCGGCGGCCGATACCCTGGAGCGCATCGCCGGACGCTGGGTCTGCGAGGCCCTGGGCCTGCCCGCTGAGAGCGCCGTGGGCTTCGGCACCAGCGCCACCGCCTGCACTCTGGCCTGCCTGTCCGCCGCCCGGCGCACCCTGCTGGCCCGCCGCGGCTGGGACTTCGACGGCGACGGCCTGGTCGGCGCCCCGGAAGTCCGGGTGGTGGTCTCCGCCAGCTGCCACATCACCGTGAAGAAGGCGCTGCGCATCCTCGGTTTCGGCATGAACCGGCTGATCGTCGCGCCGACCGACGCCCATGGGCGCATCGACCCCGAACAATTGCCGCCTCTGGATGACCTGACCATCCTCTGCCTGCAGGCCGGCGAGGTGAACACCGGCGAGTTCGACCCCTTCGCCGAGCTGACCCCGTCGGCCAAGGCGGCCGGCGCCTGGGTGCACGTCGACGGCGCCTTCGGCCTGTGGGCCCGTGCCTCGTCCTCGGCCCATCTGGCTGCCGGGGTCGAGCAGGCCGACAGCTGGACCAGCGACGGCCACAAATGGTTGAACACGCCCTACGACGGCGCCATGGCCATCTGCCGCGACGCCGACGCCCTGGCCACCGCGATGAACAGCGACGCGGCCTATGCCACGGCGTCCAAGGATGCGCAGAAAAACCTCACCCTGGAGTTCTCCCGCCGCGCCCGCGGGGTGGCGATCTGGGCCGCCCTCGCCAGCCTCGGCCGCGACGGCCTGCGCGAGATGATCGACCGGCATATCCGCCAGGCCGGCCACCTGGCCGCGAGCCTGCGCGCCCAGGGCTATCAGGTGCTCAACCGGGCGGTGCTGAACCAGGTGCTGGTGCGCGCCGACAGCGATGAGCAGACCGTGGCCATTCGCCAGGCGGCCCAGGCCTCGGGCCGGGTCTGGTTCGGCCCCACCCTCTGGCAGGGGCGCCCGGCCTTTCGCCTGAGCGTGTCCTCCTGGCGCACCGAGGACGCCGACATCGAGGCGCTGATCGAACTGCTGAGCGAGCTCAAGCGCAGCACACCGGCCTGA
- a CDS encoding ANTAR domain-containing response regulator has product MLRILLINDTPKKVGRLKTALIEAGFEVIDESGLTIDLPERVEAVRPDVILIDSESPGRDVMEQVVLVSRDQPRPIVMFTDEHDPKVMRQAIQSGVSAYIVEGIQAERLQPILDVAMARFESDQALRAQLQARDAQLAERKRIELAKGLLMKMKSCNEEEAYTLMRRQAMSRQQKLIQVAEQIIAMHDMLGG; this is encoded by the coding sequence ATGTTGCGCATTCTCCTGATCAACGATACCCCGAAGAAGGTGGGCCGTCTCAAGACCGCCCTGATCGAGGCCGGCTTCGAGGTGATCGATGAGTCCGGGCTGACCATCGACCTGCCCGAGCGGGTCGAGGCGGTTCGTCCCGACGTCATCCTGATCGACAGCGAATCCCCCGGCCGTGACGTCATGGAGCAGGTGGTGCTGGTCAGCCGCGACCAGCCGCGGCCCATCGTCATGTTCACCGACGAGCACGACCCCAAGGTCATGCGCCAGGCCATCCAGTCCGGGGTCAGCGCCTACATAGTCGAAGGCATCCAGGCCGAGCGCCTGCAGCCGATCCTCGACGTGGCCATGGCCCGCTTCGAGAGCGACCAGGCCCTGCGCGCCCAGCTGCAGGCCCGCGACGCGCAGCTGGCCGAGCGCAAGCGCATCGAACTGGCCAAGGGCCTGCTGATGAAGATGAAGAGCTGCAACGAGGAAGAGGCCTACACCCTGATGCGCCGCCAGGCCATGAGCCGCCAGCAGAAGCTGATCCAGGTGGCCGAGCAGATCATCGCCATGCACGACATGCTCGGCGGCTGA
- the alaC gene encoding alanine transaminase — translation MADQASRRFARIDRLPPYVFNITAELKMAARRRGEDIIDFSMGNPDGATPPHIVEKLCTVAQREDTHGYSTSRGIPRLRRAISRWYQERYQVDIDPENEAIVTIGSKEGLAHLMLATLDHGDTVLVPNPSYPIHIYGAVIAGAQVRSVPLVPGVDFFAELERAIRESIPKPKMMILGFPSNPTAQCVELDFFERVVALAKQYDVLVVHDLAYADIVYDGWQAPSIMQVPGAKDIAVEFFTLSKSYNMAGWRIGFMVGNKELVNALARIKSYHDYGTFTPLQVAAIAALEGDQQCVRDIAEQYRQRRNLLVKGLHELGWMVQNPKASMYVWAKIPEQYAALGSLEFAKKLLLEAKVCVSPGLGFGDYGDDHVRFALIENQDRIRQALRGIKAMFRSDGLLPTTAGKPRKAPEA, via the coding sequence ATGGCTGATCAAGCTTCGCGCCGCTTTGCGCGCATCGATCGACTCCCCCCCTACGTATTCAACATCACCGCCGAGCTGAAGATGGCCGCCCGCCGCCGTGGCGAGGACATCATCGACTTCAGCATGGGCAACCCCGACGGCGCCACCCCGCCGCACATAGTCGAGAAGCTCTGCACCGTCGCCCAGCGCGAAGACACCCACGGCTACTCCACCTCCCGCGGCATCCCGCGCCTGCGCCGGGCCATCTCGCGCTGGTATCAGGAGCGCTACCAGGTGGACATCGACCCGGAAAACGAGGCCATCGTCACCATCGGCTCCAAGGAAGGCCTGGCCCACCTGATGCTCGCCACGCTGGACCACGGCGACACCGTGCTGGTGCCCAACCCCAGCTACCCCATCCACATCTACGGCGCGGTGATCGCCGGCGCCCAGGTGCGCTCGGTGCCGCTGGTGCCGGGCGTGGACTTCTTCGCCGAACTGGAACGGGCCATCCGCGAGTCGATCCCCAAGCCGAAGATGATGATCCTCGGCTTCCCCTCCAACCCCACCGCCCAGTGCGTGGAGCTGGACTTCTTCGAGCGCGTGGTGGCCCTGGCCAAGCAGTACGACGTGCTGGTGGTCCACGACCTGGCCTACGCCGACATCGTCTACGACGGCTGGCAGGCGCCCTCGATCATGCAGGTGCCCGGCGCCAAGGACATCGCCGTGGAGTTCTTCACCCTGTCCAAGAGCTACAACATGGCCGGCTGGCGCATCGGTTTCATGGTCGGCAACAAGGAGCTGGTGAATGCCCTGGCGCGGATCAAGAGCTACCACGACTACGGCACCTTCACCCCGCTGCAGGTCGCGGCCATCGCCGCCCTGGAAGGCGACCAGCAGTGCGTGCGCGACATCGCCGAGCAGTACCGCCAGCGCCGCAACCTGCTGGTCAAGGGCCTGCATGAGCTCGGCTGGATGGTGCAGAACCCCAAGGCCTCGATGTATGTCTGGGCGAAAATCCCCGAGCAGTATGCCGCGCTCGGCTCCCTGGAGTTCGCCAAGAAGCTGCTGCTCGAGGCCAAGGTCTGCGTGTCGCCGGGCCTGGGCTTCGGCGACTACGGCGACGACCATGTGCGTTTCGCCCTGATCGAGAACCAGGACCGCATCCGCCAGGCCCTGCGCGGCATCAAGGCCATGTTCCGCTCAGACGGTCTGTTGCCGACCACAGCAGGCAAGCCGCGCAAGGCCCCCGAGGCCTGA
- the acnB gene encoding bifunctional aconitate hydratase 2/2-methylisocitrate dehydratase encodes MLEAYRKHVAERAAQGIVPQPLNAEQTAGLVELLKNPPAGEEEFLVDLITNRVPPGVDEAAYVKAGFLSAVAKGEAASPLLNKQRAVELLGTMQGGYNIATLVELLDDAELASVAAEQLKHTLLMFDAFHDVAEKAKAGNAHAKAVLQSWADGEWFTKRPAIAEKYSLTVFKVPGETNTDDLSPAPDAWSRPDIPLHALAMLKMARDGIVPEQQGAIGPLKQIEEVKAKGFPVAYVGDVVGTGSSRKSATNSVLWFFGDDIPFVPNKRAGGFCFGSKIAPIFYNTMEDAGALPIEFDVSNLNMGDVIDVYPYAGKVCKHGTEEVITNFELKTPVLLDEVRAGGRIPLIVGRGLTDKARAELGLGASDLFKKPEQPADSGKGFTLAQKMVGKACGVTGVRPGTYCEPKMTTVGSQDTTGPMTRDELKDLACLGFSADLVMQSFCHTAAYPKPIDVTTHHTLPDFIRTRGGVSLRPGDGIIHSWLNRMLLPDTVGTGGDSHTRFPMGISFPAGSGLVAFAAATGVMPLDMPESILVRFKGKMQPGITLRDLVHAIPYYAIQKGLLTVEKKGKKNAFSGRILEIEGLDELTVEQAFELSDASAERSAAGCTIKLPEKAIAEYLKSNITLLRWMIGEGYGDARTLERRAQAMEAWLANPQLMSADADAEYAEVIEIDLNELKEPVLCAPNDPDDARLLSTVAGDKIDEVFIGSCMTNIGHFRAAGKLLDKVKGGIPTRLWLSPPTKMDAHQLTEEGYYGIYGKAGARMEMPGCSLCMGNQARVAANSTVVSTSTRNFPNRLGDGANVYLASAELAAVAAIIGKLPTVEEYMQYAKDIDSMAADVYRYLSFDQIAEFREAAANAQIPVVQA; translated from the coding sequence GTGCTTGAAGCCTATCGCAAACACGTAGCAGAGCGTGCCGCTCAGGGTATCGTGCCCCAGCCGCTGAACGCCGAACAAACCGCAGGCCTGGTCGAGCTGCTGAAGAACCCGCCGGCTGGCGAAGAAGAATTCCTCGTAGACCTGATCACCAACCGCGTGCCGCCAGGCGTGGACGAAGCCGCCTACGTCAAGGCCGGGTTCCTCTCTGCCGTGGCCAAGGGCGAAGCCGCTTCCCCGCTGCTCAACAAGCAGCGCGCCGTCGAACTGCTCGGCACCATGCAGGGCGGCTACAACATCGCCACCCTGGTCGAGCTGCTGGATGACGCCGAGCTGGCCAGCGTGGCCGCCGAGCAGCTCAAGCACACCCTGCTGATGTTCGACGCCTTCCACGACGTCGCCGAGAAAGCCAAGGCCGGCAATGCCCACGCCAAGGCCGTGCTGCAGTCCTGGGCCGACGGCGAGTGGTTCACCAAGCGCCCGGCGATCGCCGAGAAGTACAGCCTGACCGTGTTCAAGGTCCCCGGCGAAACCAACACCGACGACCTGTCCCCGGCGCCCGACGCCTGGTCGCGTCCGGACATCCCGCTGCACGCCCTGGCCATGCTGAAGATGGCCCGCGACGGCATCGTGCCCGAGCAGCAAGGCGCCATCGGTCCGCTCAAGCAGATCGAAGAAGTCAAGGCCAAGGGCTTCCCGGTCGCCTACGTCGGCGACGTGGTCGGCACCGGTTCCTCGCGCAAGTCCGCCACCAACTCGGTGCTGTGGTTCTTCGGCGACGACATCCCCTTTGTTCCGAACAAGCGCGCCGGCGGCTTCTGCTTCGGCTCCAAGATCGCCCCGATCTTCTACAACACCATGGAAGACGCCGGCGCCCTGCCGATCGAGTTCGACGTGTCGAACCTCAACATGGGCGACGTGATCGACGTCTACCCCTACGCCGGCAAGGTGTGCAAGCACGGCACTGAAGAAGTCATCACCAACTTCGAACTCAAGACCCCGGTGCTGCTCGACGAAGTCCGCGCCGGCGGCCGTATCCCGCTGATCGTCGGCCGCGGCCTGACCGACAAGGCCCGTGCCGAGCTGGGCCTGGGCGCCTCCGACCTGTTCAAGAAGCCGGAGCAGCCGGCCGACAGCGGCAAGGGCTTCACCCTGGCGCAGAAGATGGTCGGCAAGGCCTGCGGCGTGACCGGCGTGCGTCCGGGCACCTACTGCGAACCGAAGATGACCACCGTCGGCTCTCAGGACACCACGGGCCCGATGACCCGCGACGAGCTGAAGGACCTGGCCTGCCTGGGCTTCTCCGCCGACCTGGTGATGCAGTCCTTCTGCCACACCGCGGCCTACCCGAAGCCGATCGACGTCACCACCCACCACACCCTGCCGGACTTCATCCGCACCCGTGGCGGCGTGTCCCTGCGCCCGGGCGACGGCATCATCCACAGCTGGCTGAACCGCATGCTGCTGCCGGACACCGTCGGCACCGGCGGCGACTCGCACACCCGCTTCCCGATGGGCATCAGCTTCCCGGCCGGTTCCGGCCTGGTGGCCTTCGCCGCCGCCACCGGCGTCATGCCGCTGGACATGCCGGAATCCATCCTGGTGCGTTTCAAGGGCAAGATGCAGCCCGGGATCACCCTGCGTGACCTGGTCCATGCGATCCCCTACTACGCCATCCAGAAGGGCCTGCTGACCGTCGAGAAGAAGGGCAAGAAGAACGCCTTCTCCGGCCGCATCCTGGAGATCGAAGGCCTCGACGAGCTGACCGTCGAGCAGGCGTTCGAGCTGTCCGACGCCTCCGCCGAGCGTTCGGCCGCCGGTTGCACCATCAAGTTGCCGGAAAAGGCCATCGCCGAGTACCTGAAGTCGAACATCACCCTGCTGCGCTGGATGATCGGCGAAGGCTACGGCGACGCCCGCACCCTGGAGCGCCGCGCCCAGGCGATGGAAGCCTGGCTGGCCAACCCGCAGCTGATGAGCGCCGATGCCGACGCCGAATACGCCGAAGTCATCGAGATCGACCTCAACGAACTGAAGGAGCCGGTGCTCTGCGCACCGAACGACCCGGACGACGCCCGTCTGCTGTCCACCGTGGCCGGCGACAAGATCGACGAGGTGTTCATCGGTTCGTGCATGACCAACATCGGTCACTTCCGCGCCGCCGGCAAGCTGCTGGACAAGGTCAAGGGCGGCATTCCGACCCGTCTGTGGCTGTCGCCGCCGACCAAGATGGATGCCCACCAGCTGACCGAGGAAGGCTACTACGGCATCTACGGCAAGGCCGGTGCGCGCATGGAAATGCCGGGCTGCTCGCTGTGCATGGGTAACCAGGCCCGTGTCGCCGCCAACTCCACCGTGGTCTCGACCTCGACCCGTAACTTCCCCAACCGTCTGGGCGATGGCGCCAACGTGTACCTGGCCTCTGCCGAACTGGCAGCGGTCGCCGCGATCATCGGCAAGCTGCCGACGGTCGAGGAGTACATGCAGTACGCCAAGGACATCGACAGCATGGCGGCCGACGTCTACCGCTACCTGTCCTTCGACCAGATCGCCGAGTTCCGCGAAGCCGCTGCCAACGCCCAGATTCCGGTCGTTCAAGCCTAA